From a region of the Microterricola gilva genome:
- a CDS encoding DUF1294 domain-containing protein, giving the protein MLALFTALCLAVNFYWPLPLWFLGVYGVASMVTYIAYAIDKSAAKAGRWRTSENTVLLLGLLGGWPGSLITQQLLHQKRQKHSFRVAFWATVWATVLVFVVVSTPVLARLQEASDLR; this is encoded by the coding sequence ATGCTCGCCCTCTTCACCGCGCTGTGCCTGGCGGTGAATTTCTACTGGCCGCTCCCTCTCTGGTTCCTGGGCGTCTACGGCGTGGCGAGCATGGTGACTTACATCGCATATGCCATCGACAAATCAGCGGCGAAAGCGGGGCGTTGGCGCACCTCCGAGAACACTGTTCTCCTACTTGGTCTCCTGGGCGGCTGGCCCGGCTCTCTCATCACCCAGCAGCTGCTCCACCAAAAGAGGCAGAAGCACAGCTTCCGGGTTGCATTCTGGGCCACCGTCTGGGCCACCGTGTTGGTGTTCGTGGTGGTCTCGACGCCCGTGCTCGCGCGGCTTCAAGAGGCATCGGACTTGCGCTGA
- a CDS encoding type III restriction-modification system endonuclease, with protein MKLQFKVQQYQTEAVDAVVDVFAGQPFADGVKFRIDPGKASAPTLLEDAGLRNSAISVSAPQLLENLHVVQKPRGLPLSKSLVTSPAAPINLDIEMETGTGKTYVYIKTIMELYKRYGWSKYIVVVPSIAIREGVKKSFDITADHFQQLYGTKPRTFVYNSSRLHELERFSSDAGVQVMIINTQAFNATGKDARRIYEVLDDFQSRKPIDVIAANRPILIIDEPQKIEGDAKKASKSLTALGLFNALFALRYSATHKIERTKVHRLDALDAYNKKLVKKIAVRGITVKGLPGSTAYLYVDGLEVGKGADFPKARVELYVQPAGSASPKPKSVRLSKGSRLHDISNGIEAYKDLVVVDVDANQDFIELSNGERIFAGEVTNDLTDDAKRRIQIREVIRAHLDKERELYAQGIKALSLFFIDEVAKYRDYTREDTLGDYARVFEEEYEAIVADYLGQMDLDEASERYRAHLTSIPVGKTHQGYFSIDKKSGRQVDGSVKKTGETAGQSDDVAAYDLILKNKERLLSFEEPVRFIWSHSALREGWDNPNVFVMGMLKKSDNTTTRRQEIGRGLRLSVDQHGERMDNPVTVHDINELTVVTDESYTEFVTSLQKEILESLSARPRKASPDFFAGKIVENPTTGEKVAITDDQAKQLQFWLTTNGFIDYEQHLTDKWISRGDIDMPPMPAGLDQYHYQIAELIDSLHLDIPAPTDGRKPKKVPLNEVNFHKREFQELWGRINHKAVYQVEFDSAELIENCIQALDKSLKVTVMQYVVQKGVQLASLEAEQLETGEGFKVTTTKVEESALSAGSTVKYDLLGEIAEKTQLTRRTCAAILTGINPATFAKFKQNAEQFITETARLINEQKATVIVEHLTYDALNDRYDSSIFTENQTAQDLSKAGDKLSKSVYEYVVTDSKVERSFVTELDTSDEVVVFSKLPRGFFIPTPVGDYNPDWAIAFREGSVKHVYFVAETKGSMSTLQLKGIEDAKIECARKFFASLNDSADVSGVQYDVVDSYDSLLQLVGA; from the coding sequence GTGAAACTCCAGTTCAAGGTCCAGCAGTACCAGACCGAGGCCGTTGACGCCGTCGTGGACGTCTTCGCGGGCCAGCCGTTCGCCGACGGAGTCAAGTTCCGCATCGACCCGGGCAAGGCCAGTGCGCCGACGCTTCTCGAGGATGCGGGCCTGCGCAACTCCGCGATCAGCGTGTCGGCGCCGCAGCTCTTGGAGAACCTCCACGTAGTCCAGAAGCCTCGCGGACTGCCGCTGTCGAAGAGCCTCGTGACGTCACCGGCCGCACCGATCAATCTCGACATCGAGATGGAGACCGGAACTGGCAAGACGTACGTCTACATCAAGACGATCATGGAGCTGTACAAGCGCTACGGATGGTCGAAGTACATCGTGGTCGTTCCGAGCATCGCGATCCGCGAAGGTGTGAAGAAGTCGTTCGACATCACCGCCGACCACTTCCAACAGCTCTACGGCACGAAGCCCCGCACATTCGTCTACAACTCATCGCGGCTTCACGAGCTCGAGCGATTCTCCTCTGACGCCGGCGTGCAGGTGATGATCATCAACACGCAGGCCTTCAACGCGACCGGCAAAGACGCCCGTCGCATCTACGAGGTGCTCGACGACTTCCAGTCGCGCAAGCCGATCGATGTGATCGCCGCGAACCGGCCGATCCTCATCATCGACGAACCCCAGAAGATCGAGGGCGACGCCAAGAAGGCATCTAAATCGCTGACGGCCTTGGGGCTGTTCAACGCCCTGTTCGCGCTGAGGTACTCGGCGACGCACAAAATCGAACGCACGAAGGTGCACCGCCTCGATGCGTTGGATGCCTATAACAAGAAGCTCGTGAAGAAGATCGCAGTTCGCGGCATCACGGTGAAGGGCCTGCCTGGAAGCACCGCGTACCTTTACGTCGACGGGCTCGAGGTCGGCAAGGGCGCTGACTTCCCGAAGGCACGCGTCGAGCTCTATGTACAACCGGCCGGAAGTGCGAGTCCCAAGCCGAAGTCTGTGCGCCTCTCGAAAGGGTCCAGGCTTCACGACATCTCGAACGGCATCGAGGCCTACAAGGATCTCGTCGTCGTCGACGTCGACGCGAACCAGGACTTCATCGAACTGTCGAACGGCGAACGCATCTTTGCCGGGGAGGTCACCAACGATCTCACCGACGACGCGAAGCGCCGCATCCAGATCCGTGAGGTCATCCGCGCGCACCTCGACAAGGAGCGGGAGCTGTACGCGCAGGGAATCAAAGCGCTTTCACTGTTCTTCATCGATGAGGTCGCCAAGTATCGCGACTACACCCGGGAGGACACCCTCGGCGATTACGCGCGTGTCTTCGAAGAGGAATACGAGGCGATCGTCGCCGACTACCTCGGCCAGATGGATCTCGATGAGGCATCGGAGCGGTATCGCGCCCACTTGACGTCGATCCCGGTCGGCAAGACCCACCAGGGCTACTTCTCGATCGACAAGAAATCCGGGCGCCAAGTCGACGGGTCGGTGAAGAAGACGGGTGAAACCGCCGGCCAGTCCGATGACGTGGCAGCTTACGACCTGATCCTGAAGAACAAAGAGCGACTCCTGTCGTTCGAGGAGCCGGTACGGTTCATCTGGTCGCACTCTGCGCTACGGGAGGGCTGGGACAACCCGAACGTCTTCGTCATGGGCATGCTCAAGAAGAGCGACAACACCACGACGCGGCGTCAGGAGATCGGCCGTGGTTTGCGGCTCTCGGTCGACCAGCACGGTGAGCGAATGGACAACCCTGTCACTGTGCACGACATCAACGAACTGACGGTCGTGACCGACGAGTCGTACACGGAATTCGTGACCTCACTGCAGAAGGAGATCCTCGAGTCGCTCAGCGCCAGGCCCCGCAAGGCCAGCCCCGACTTCTTCGCGGGCAAGATCGTCGAGAACCCCACGACCGGCGAGAAGGTCGCGATCACAGACGACCAAGCCAAACAGCTGCAGTTCTGGCTCACGACGAACGGCTTCATCGACTACGAGCAGCACCTCACCGACAAGTGGATCAGCCGTGGCGACATCGACATGCCGCCGATGCCCGCCGGCCTCGACCAGTACCACTATCAGATCGCCGAGCTGATCGACTCTCTGCACCTGGACATTCCCGCACCGACCGACGGGCGCAAGCCGAAGAAGGTTCCCCTCAACGAGGTGAACTTCCACAAGCGCGAGTTCCAGGAACTCTGGGGCCGCATCAACCACAAGGCCGTCTACCAGGTGGAGTTCGACTCGGCCGAGTTGATCGAGAATTGCATTCAAGCCCTCGACAAGTCGCTGAAGGTGACCGTCATGCAGTACGTCGTGCAGAAGGGCGTCCAACTCGCCTCCCTCGAGGCCGAACAGCTCGAGACGGGCGAGGGCTTCAAGGTCACGACCACCAAGGTTGAAGAGTCGGCGCTGTCGGCCGGTTCGACGGTCAAGTACGACCTTCTCGGCGAAATCGCGGAGAAGACCCAGCTCACCCGCCGCACATGCGCCGCAATCCTCACCGGTATCAACCCCGCGACGTTCGCGAAGTTCAAGCAGAACGCCGAGCAGTTCATCACCGAGACCGCGCGGCTCATCAACGAGCAGAAGGCGACAGTCATCGTCGAGCACCTCACGTACGACGCGCTCAATGACCGCTACGACTCGTCGATCTTCACCGAGAACCAGACTGCTCAGGACCTGTCGAAAGCCGGCGACAAGCTCAGCAAGAGCGTCTACGAGTACGTCGTCACTGACTCCAAGGTCGAGCGCTCATTCGTCACCGAACTCGACACTAGCGACGAGGTCGTCGTGTTCTCGAAGCTGCCCCGAGGGTTTTTCATCCCGACACCTGTCGGCGACTACAACCCCGACTGGGCGATCGCGTTCCGCGAAGGCAGCGTCAAGCACGTGTACTTCGTCGCCGAGACCAAGGGCTCGATGTCCACCCTCCAGCTCAAAGGCATCGAGGACGCCAAGATAGAGTGCGCCCGCAAGTTCTTCGCGTCGCTGAACGACAGCGCAGACGTCTCCGGCGTGCAGTACGACGTCGTTGACAGCTACGACTCGCTCCTCCAACTTGTAGGGGCGTAA
- a CDS encoding RNA-binding domain-containing protein: protein MTPAEMTALLDRLLAGWENEVVEFKEAGDGYSTDKIGEYFSALSNEANLRGADSGWLVFGVKNSTRKVVGTAYRPEPERLQGLKMQIAENADPSATFSEILELAHPDGRVLLLKVPPAPRGIPIAWKGHYYARSGESLDSLHLSKLDEIRAQTLATDWTAAVVPSATIEHLDPTAIARARLGFTERNPRLAEEIQTWNDAVFLEKARLTVDGGITRAALILLGDRTSEHLLSPHPLELTWKLVGQESAYEHFHLPFLLTATSLKNRIRNVQIRLLPPNELIYREISKYDERSLLEAIYNCIAHQDYRRNSRVIVVEHVDRVEFISVGEFFDRTPEEYMLSDQVPRRYRNPFLVAAMTELNLIDHMGNGIHRMVQDQVRRFLPLPDYDLSDPGEVTLTISGAVIDEAYSRLLMVRTDLPLDDVLALDRVQKRLPITDEAVSRLRKAKLIEGRRPHLHVSATVAAMTERKADYIRTRAQDDAHFAQLIIDYLNQYGGASRKEIDALLGKYLPDVLDATQQRSKVTNLLSKMRRDGRIHNVGTQQNPRWELV from the coding sequence ATGACCCCCGCCGAAATGACTGCACTCCTCGACCGACTTCTCGCCGGTTGGGAGAACGAAGTTGTCGAGTTCAAGGAAGCCGGCGACGGCTACTCGACCGACAAGATCGGCGAGTACTTCTCGGCGCTGTCGAACGAAGCCAATCTGCGGGGCGCGGACTCAGGCTGGTTGGTGTTCGGTGTCAAGAACAGCACTCGAAAGGTCGTCGGCACTGCCTACCGCCCAGAGCCGGAACGGCTGCAGGGTCTGAAGATGCAAATCGCTGAGAATGCCGATCCCAGCGCAACCTTCAGCGAGATCCTCGAGCTCGCGCATCCCGACGGCCGGGTCCTGCTTCTGAAGGTCCCACCGGCACCTCGTGGCATCCCCATCGCATGGAAGGGGCACTACTACGCACGCAGCGGCGAGAGCCTGGACTCGCTGCATCTGTCCAAGCTCGACGAGATCCGCGCCCAGACGCTTGCCACGGACTGGACCGCAGCTGTTGTCCCATCCGCAACGATCGAGCACCTCGATCCGACGGCGATCGCCCGTGCTCGCTTGGGGTTCACTGAGCGGAACCCACGCCTGGCGGAGGAAATCCAAACGTGGAACGACGCCGTCTTTTTGGAGAAGGCGCGCTTGACCGTCGATGGCGGCATCACGAGGGCCGCGCTGATTTTGCTTGGCGACCGCACCTCGGAGCATCTCCTCAGCCCTCATCCCCTCGAGCTCACCTGGAAGCTCGTCGGGCAGGAGTCAGCCTATGAACACTTCCACCTGCCGTTCCTGCTGACCGCCACGTCGCTCAAGAACCGAATCCGGAACGTTCAGATCCGCCTGCTGCCCCCGAACGAGCTGATCTACCGCGAGATCAGCAAGTATGACGAACGTAGCCTCCTCGAAGCCATCTACAACTGCATCGCTCACCAGGACTATCGACGCAACTCCCGCGTGATCGTTGTCGAGCACGTCGATCGTGTCGAGTTCATCAGTGTCGGCGAGTTCTTTGACCGCACGCCCGAGGAGTACATGCTCAGTGATCAGGTTCCTCGCCGATACCGCAACCCGTTCCTGGTCGCTGCGATGACCGAGCTCAACCTCATCGACCATATGGGCAACGGCATCCACCGGATGGTGCAAGACCAGGTTCGAAGGTTCCTGCCTCTGCCCGACTACGACCTCTCGGACCCCGGCGAAGTCACGCTGACTATCTCCGGCGCGGTCATCGACGAGGCATATTCACGACTGCTCATGGTTCGTACCGATTTGCCGCTGGACGACGTGCTCGCACTTGACCGCGTGCAGAAGCGACTGCCGATCACCGATGAGGCGGTCTCACGGCTACGCAAAGCCAAGCTCATCGAGGGGAGACGCCCCCATCTACACGTGAGTGCAACCGTTGCTGCCATGACGGAGCGGAAGGCCGACTACATCCGCACGCGCGCACAAGACGACGCACACTTCGCCCAGCTCATCATCGACTACCTCAACCAGTACGGTGGAGCGTCCCGGAAGGAAATCGATGCGCTTCTGGGCAAGTATCTACCCGACGTACTGGACGCGACTCAGCAACGATCCAAAGTGACGAATCTGCTCAGCAAGATGCGGCGGGACGGAAGGATCCACAACGTCGGCACCCAGCAGAATCCCCGTTGGGAGCTTGTTTAA
- a CDS encoding site-specific DNA-methyltransferase, with product MTSPDLTQVNIDKLAELFPTVVTESVDESGAPRRAINFDLLRQELADHIVEGPQERYQLDWPGKRAAAFAANAPIAKTLRPVREESVDFDTTKNLFIEGDNLDALKLLQESYLGKVKLIYIDPPYNTGNDFVYEDDFAESSAEYLARSGQKSETGDRLVANPESNGRFHSDWLSMMYPRLKLARSLLKDDGVIIAAIDDNEHGDLRMLMDLVFGADNFIADVVWQGGRKNDAQFLSPSTDYMLIYARDMAALHNVRWREPKPGVDAILEAGRRAWEESNHNADEATRRLKQWWARLAPDDEKRGSEHYNQVDGDDGRPGVVFFGGDMRKPAPTSTSRYDIIHPVTGKPVNMHPNGWAYAPENMKRLLSEGRVKFGLDETTRPTMKRYLDETSTQTVMPTFYADRRAASNRLRALLGEGIFDFPKDERVLARWINLVTQSEPDALILDFFGGSGSTSHAVMDLNAADGGRRRYILVQLDEEIQHHSYESIAEVARERIRRAGLQIHEQAGRDWPALDLGFRALRVDTTNMADTLSTADDLVQIALTESVGSVKPDRTDEDLLFQVLLDWGLDLAAPIAAEEAGSSRLLSVDDDALIACFSNEITDDIVKTIAARHPLRAVFLDAGFATDSARINAEQIFREVSPETELRTI from the coding sequence ATCGACAAGCTCGCCGAACTCTTCCCGACCGTAGTTACCGAGTCCGTGGATGAGAGTGGTGCACCGCGCCGCGCCATCAACTTCGATCTGCTCCGCCAGGAACTGGCCGACCACATCGTCGAGGGGCCGCAGGAGCGCTACCAGCTCGACTGGCCCGGGAAGCGTGCCGCCGCGTTCGCGGCGAACGCCCCTATCGCGAAGACACTGCGCCCGGTGCGCGAGGAGTCCGTCGACTTCGACACCACGAAGAACCTCTTCATCGAGGGAGACAACCTCGACGCGCTGAAACTGCTTCAGGAGTCCTACCTCGGCAAGGTCAAGCTGATCTACATCGACCCGCCCTACAACACGGGCAACGACTTCGTCTACGAAGACGACTTCGCCGAGTCGAGCGCCGAGTACCTCGCCCGGTCGGGCCAGAAGTCGGAGACCGGTGACCGCCTCGTCGCGAACCCTGAGTCGAATGGCCGGTTCCACTCCGACTGGCTGAGTATGATGTATCCGCGGCTCAAGCTTGCGCGGAGTCTGCTGAAGGACGACGGCGTCATCATTGCGGCAATCGACGATAATGAGCACGGCGACCTTCGCATGCTCATGGATCTCGTCTTCGGGGCCGACAACTTCATTGCTGATGTTGTGTGGCAAGGCGGACGCAAAAATGACGCGCAGTTTTTGTCTCCATCGACCGACTACATGCTTATCTATGCACGTGACATGGCCGCCCTTCACAATGTTCGATGGCGCGAACCTAAACCCGGTGTTGACGCGATCCTGGAGGCCGGGCGCCGGGCATGGGAAGAGTCGAACCACAACGCGGATGAGGCGACCCGACGCCTGAAGCAGTGGTGGGCAAGACTCGCTCCCGACGATGAAAAACGGGGTTCCGAGCACTACAACCAGGTGGATGGCGACGACGGTCGGCCAGGCGTCGTGTTCTTCGGGGGTGACATGCGCAAACCTGCGCCAACGTCGACCTCGCGGTACGACATCATCCATCCCGTAACTGGCAAACCGGTCAACATGCACCCCAACGGGTGGGCGTACGCGCCAGAAAACATGAAGCGATTGCTGTCGGAAGGTCGCGTGAAGTTTGGGCTAGACGAGACAACGCGCCCAACGATGAAGCGCTACCTCGATGAGACGAGTACTCAAACAGTCATGCCAACGTTCTACGCCGATCGTCGAGCCGCATCCAACAGGCTCCGGGCGCTGCTTGGAGAGGGGATCTTCGACTTCCCCAAGGATGAGCGTGTACTCGCCCGCTGGATCAACCTGGTCACCCAGTCGGAGCCCGATGCCCTGATCCTGGACTTCTTTGGTGGCTCGGGCTCCACATCCCATGCTGTGATGGACCTAAACGCGGCTGATGGAGGACGTCGGCGCTACATCCTCGTGCAACTAGACGAGGAAATTCAGCACCATTCGTACGAATCAATCGCAGAGGTTGCTCGCGAGCGGATAAGACGGGCGGGCCTGCAGATTCACGAGCAGGCAGGACGCGACTGGCCGGCCCTGGATCTCGGTTTCCGCGCGCTGAGGGTTGACACGACCAACATGGCCGACACGCTCTCGACAGCAGACGACCTGGTACAAATCGCGCTCACCGAGTCTGTCGGCAGCGTGAAGCCCGACCGCACTGATGAAGATCTGTTGTTCCAGGTACTCCTCGACTGGGGACTCGACCTCGCTGCCCCGATCGCTGCCGAGGAGGCCGGATCCAGTCGCTTGCTGTCTGTTGACGACGACGCCCTGATCGCGTGCTTCTCCAACGAGATCACCGACGACATCGTGAAGACAATCGCAGCGCGGCATCCACTCCGGGCGGTGTTCCTGGACGCGGGCTTCGCCACCGACTCTGCACGGATCAACGCCGAGCAGATTTTCCGTGAGGTGTCGCCCGAGACTGAATTGCGAACGATCTGA